Sequence from the Prionailurus bengalensis isolate Pbe53 chromosome A3, Fcat_Pben_1.1_paternal_pri, whole genome shotgun sequence genome:
AGCAGAGAGGGCCAGCCCTCGTGTGCTCTTAGAGTGACAAACCATTTCTCCCCTCAGTCCCAGTTCTTAAAAATTAGGCTGTAACCCAGGCTGCCTGGAAGccaatttctattttgtttctcctCAGGCCTGAGACAGAATTCGGCCAGAAACCACTCCTTTTCCCCAGGGGAAGACTTGCAAGTAGGATATTGCAGATATTCTGAAAATCCAACCCAGTCCCAAACTGTGCCTCTCtgtccccagttgtgacaaccgtGGAGCCGCAGGTAAAGAAGAGATGGATGAAAAGGGAGGGGGCATGAGAAAGGCCGCCTCCACCCCAACTCCCCTGATCTGGCTCAGCTCCTCAGCTCCTCATCGCTGCTCATTTCCCACAAAAGGCCATGACAGCAGTCGCTTCGAGAGGGCAAGACCCAAACCCAGAAAAGGAGCCACTGGAACAGAAAAGCCCGTCCAGTCCAGGGCAGAAGAGCAATaggaagaaagggagatgaaCTTTCAGGGTATTAAGGCAAACAGTGCCACCTAGAATCTTTATTCAAATGGGAATCAGCACTTGGACAGAAATCACAGTTCAACAGCAAAAACGATTTCTCTTGGAAGTGCCAAGCCATGGCCCCTCCCCACGGCCATCTGCCCAGAGAACTTATCCCTATTTGCTCTCCAGCTTCACAGCCCCTGCCCCGCCTGCCCAGGCTGAGCCAGAACCTCCTGACCCACCACAGAAGCCGGCAGGAGGGTCACAGGGAGCTCAGCTTCCGCATAACCAGGTGGACCATGGCCTCCTggctaagcaggctctgccatcCCCCCGGTGCCCTCTGAGGTCACGCCCTCTAGCAACGTCAGATCTGAGCCAAGCTGAGCCCCTCGAGGAAGGTGGGGACGAGGGCTTCAGGGAGAGTCAAGGGAAcgagggccagggctgggggaaggtGCCTTCCAGGCTCACGGCCCCCACCTAGTGCAGAGGCCCAGGGGCCTGACTCTCCTGATCTTgctcccacatcccctccccaaGGGGTTCAGTATATCTTCTGACGACTGGGTAGAATGGCCTCTTTGATGAAGGAGAAGACAACCAGGATCCCTAAGCGTTTGCCCCGCTTGCCTTTGGTGAAGTAATTGGAGACCACGTCATCTGTGGAGACATAGGCAGGgagatgagtgtgtgtgtctaaatGTGAACACGGCTCTCCCCACCTGGAGCCCAAGTGTCTCCCTCACAGGGCTGGGCTCTGGCTCCCCGTGTAGATCCAGGTCTTCCTGGTGTCATCCCACCATGACCCCTGACAAACCCCTTCTCACCTCCTGGCTGCATGGTGGAGGGCAGGATGTTTTCCCCAGCCGACAGCGACACAAAGAACGCAAACGGGATTATCCACAGACAGAAAGTGAAATAGGCCAGGACCTGGCAACAAGAGACACTGAAAAGAGGGTGCCCCGTAGGTGCCAAGGGTGGGCCGGACACGGTCACCGTGTATCTTACAGAGGCGCTCAAGGGTGCACAGAAGGCCCCACATCTGATCTCTGAAGGAGGCCAGGGCCCAGGAAGCAGAGACAAGACAACCTCAGACACGGAGATAATTCAGTAGGGAAAGGTGAAGGCTGAGGATGGCTGAGTGTGACCACAATCCCCAAATCCTGGTCACTAGGACAAGCAATTCCTCTGAACTAAAGGAGGCAGATGGAAGGCAAAACCATGGCTGACCCATATTCTCCCAAACAGTGACCCTGTTCTTCCCAAGGGTCTGAACTGCAGCAGCAGGGTGTGGAGGGACCCAGAGAGGAGAAAGGCTTGGCGGGCCACTGGGAGGAGCCGGGCTTCAGGACCGCAACCTGCCCAGCCCCGTGAGATGTGCATCAGACAaggccaccccctgccccatcctGACCTCAGGTGATCCTGGGAGAACCAAAGGGCTTCCCGTGGGAGAGCAGtgtcctccccacctctgccaaaGGGTTGCCTGCTCCTCATCCACACTGCTTTCTAAAATCatcagtactatttttttttaaatgtgttatccCTAAATAGACTGTTTCAAATCATAGCTAAGTTCACAAAGCAAATAATGCAAGTCCCCTTTACTTCCCCTGGCCCTGCTAATAGTTCGACGTACTGAACACTTCTTACCTCTGAGAAAGGATAATATTCCTCTGCAAAAAACTGAAACGCTAGGTAGTGATTCACCACCACTAGCCCTGTTGAGGGAATGAAGAGTCAGTCAGTTTGGGGAGAATAACATAAAGCTAGACTTTTAACCTTCAAAAGGCCCCTGGGAGTGGGGAGCCCTGAGTCTCAGTCCTGATTTTACACCCATCTCACAGTATGGCTATAAGCCAAGCACACCACCCTCCAGAACTCAGTTTTCCATCTGTTAAAATGGGAGCATTAGCTCTTGCCTGCCCACTGCAGAAGGCATTTATGAGCAAAATTAGAAGGCATTAAGAAAGCTCTTTGAATGGTTTAAAAATGAGACTTTAATGTTACATAATTCAAAGCACTGTGACAATCAACCTGGTTTTAAGTGGACGTGAGTCCTGAAGAGTGCTCTCCCATGGGTGTGGGTGCAGGAAATCATGGGTGTGCAGGTACCAAACATACTGCCAACAGATTCTACTCTGAActgggcagcagggagagggCCTCAAATAAAAAGGCTCTCTCTCCTCAGGAATAAAAGGGCACAGTTTGCTAGGCACACTTTTATGGATCCTCCAGATTCTGGGGGAAGGGGCCCTTCCTCGTTCTGTCCCAGGGTAGGGCTCCCTGGTCTAAACTAGTATGTTCTGGACTGACACCCACCTCCTTAGTGTACACCCACATTCATGGAGGGAGAGGTGACGTGTAGATCCCGGGGACGGGCTGCTCAGAGACAGGCATCCCTGCCTGTTCTCACAGTGAGGTGAAGGGCGGGCACCAGAACAAAGCGCAGCCTCAAACTGAACGCCCCGCACAAACACCTCACAGTCCAGTGCCATGTcttgcttctctttcctcctctctggtgTCTCCCTTTCTTAGGGAGAGCTCCACCATACCTAGCCATACTCTAGAAATGAGGCGAAACTGGAAGACAGATGGTGCCTAATGCCCACACATCTTCAGACGAACTCTCTCGGGCATCTAAAGGGCAGGTCAGGGGAATGACAAAGGGAAGCCAAGAGGGCCTGCTgctgtggggggatggggagggttCTATCCCCTGGGAAGATGCAGGAGGGGTCTGGTCTCCAGATTCCCCACACCAACCTCCACTGAATACATCCTCTGGTGGAATCAAACCAAGGTGCTCAGGGAAGAGGCCAGTCCTTGCTTTAATGCTATGCCCTCCTTGTGGATAGCATTCTCTTTCCAGATTATCCCACAGAAATAGTAAAGTGGCTCTAAGAAACCCCCAATTACATCTCATATCCTGACCAAAGGCTAGATGACCAGTAATGTTTAATGGGAGAAAAGGCAATCCTGGTAACCAAACACTTCCCGGAATCTTTTCCGGGAATATCTATAATCGCCTACCGTGTGTCACTGGAGTCCAGCATCTTTAAACAGATTGAGAAGCTAAGGCCAGAGAGGAGAAATGACTCTCAGGACCAGAAAGTAGTGCCAGGTCAAAAACAGAAAAGTCAGGGTCCTCCAAACACATCTGTCTACCCCAAGGCAGGTGCCTGCAGGGGGACCCACAGACCCTTGTATTAAGACTTCGGGGCAGACGACTAGCTGGCGAGCTACCTGCCTTGCCAGGGTGGGGCCCTGGGCTTTTCCTGGCTAAGTGGTTTCTTAGGAGCCATGACTATGCAGCAAACtcaccttttctcccttctcaaaCTTACCTCCCTGGGAAAGCCCTCCCTGTCTGAGTAGCCCACCCCTaccaccccatccccccaaattCTAGTCACTAGAGCCAAGGTTCACTCTAGGCTCCTCAAGTGTGAGCACCCCAAGTTCCCCATCAGCCTGGCCTCCTGGAGGACCTCAGTGGTTTTGCCTCTTTTCTCTATATCCCCACAGTGCGCCTGACTGAGCTGGGCACATGCGACCACCTCAACTGCCTCCCCAACTCTGCCCCCTCTCACCGCACGAAAGGATGAAGTTAGGCGAGGTCAGCATGATGAAGGGGAAGGTCTGGAGGAGGCCAAAGTAGACGAGGTTGGTGAAGAGGCCCACGCCAATCATGAAGGTGGGGAAGCGTTCAAAAACGTAGAGGCCAATCAGCACAGCCGTGGAGAACTGAAACAACCAGAGGTACACAGTGCAGGGAGCCTCTTCCAGGCAGCCTTCTTGGTCTCACTAACCCCCAGCCCACTCCGGGGAACACTAGGTTCATATGCTTCAGTCTCCTCCTGTTTCACAGTCACAGGTCTGGCCTCCCCAACTTGTCTCTCAGCTCCCAAAGGGCAGCGTCTTTTCACGCCATTCTCAAAAAGTTGACAGCAACccaccataaaggaaaagaaaacagtttacaGATCAAAGTTCAAGTTTCAATTctagtcttttctgttttccttaaaatGCTGATCATGACCTACTGAATTGATTACACAACCCAATAATGAATGACACCTGCAGTTTGAAAAAACACTGTTCTGAAAGACTTATAGCTGTCAGCACTTAACAAATGGCAGTTGGCGGAATGAAGCTATAATTCCTATAGCAACACCCACAAACCAGGCCCCTGAACCCAGAGCTGAGAGCTATGGTCTTGTCTCCACTACTAACCCTCCACCCCAAGCCGTGCCCAGAGTGGCTGTTGACACCAGGTGACTTGAGCAGCACTGGGCTTCTCCCGTCCAAATATACGCCCCATCCCCGCCCCTTCCTGCAGCCGGCAGGAATCTGACCGCGCCAGCAGGCACTCTGATAGCTTTGACATCAATGGCAAGGATTGTGTCCTCAGGAACAGAAGCCTTCCATGAAAGCTCCGGAGGGCAGGGCTTGGGCAGGCTTCCCTCTCTTAGGACAAGCCACTTGACCCAGTCAGAAAGAGGGCAATGAGTACTCTCACTCAAGTACTCAAAACTGTCCTTAGGTCCTTCTTAGTTCTAAATGCCATGAGCAGAGCAAGGGGCTACAGACAATGGGAAACAACCAAGCAAAGGCCAGGCCGTGGTGCTGTCAACAGAGATGGCACTCAGCTGTCACCTGAAGGAACTGAGTGAAGCAATGCCACttggggaaggaggtgagggaacaCCTGTTCCAGACAGCACACTCAGGAGCCCAGATGCAAGTCGAGGGGATAGGGGTGGCACCCTCAGGAAACAGCAGCGACACAGGTCTCATTATCCATGCCAAACTTTCCCCACTTCCTCCTTTGGAGGCAAAAGGGGAAATCCTGGGAAATCTGCCACTTACCCAGATCATGTATTTTATGATCCTGCTGGTGGCCACTGTGTATTCTTCTATCAGTTCTGCCAGGTAATAGAGTCCGGCAGCTGAGGGGGTTAAGAAGAGGAACAAGCGGGGAGAACATTAGCCAGAGTCACTTCACCATCCTGGTCGTTCCTCTCTCTGCAGCTGGTCCCCACTGACCCTTCATGAACTCCAGCACGTAAGGAAAAACCAAACATCCCATGTGGTGTCCTTCCCTGACAAAGCAAAACCGTCAGAGCAACTAAGGAGACTTCATAAAACTGAATGAAAGCCTGTATTTGACGCCTCAGCACAATGCTAACCTCTGGTTCTAAAGGacaagttcattcattcattcaataatatCTGTGGGCACCCGGCACGGGCCAGGTGCCGGGCTGAGTAATGAGAGTACAGAATAAGACAGACAAGGTCCCTTCCTTGACCCAGCATGGGTAGGTGGGTAGTAGGCAGAGGAATCAGATGAGCCCAGTGTGATAAGCCCTACTTCCGAGAAAGCAGAGGGCACCACCAAACCCCATAAGGAGAGCTTCCTTGAGGAGATGACATCTCAGCTGGGACCAAGAGTAAGAACCAGCCGGATAGAAAGAGAAAGCGTGTCAAACTCCGAGACAGTAGGCAGTACAAAGGGCCGGAGGCGAAAGAGCGGCGATAAGCCTGGAAAAGTTCAGCTCCGTAGGCCCGCGAGGGTGGGACCTGCAGCGGCTGGCAGTGCGCGAGCTCGGGCAAGGGGCAATGGAGTTAGCCACTCCCAGGCAGTGCCGGGGTGCATTTTGTGACACCGGGAAGGACCCGCAGTCCCGAGGGCTGCTGAGTTCAGCAAGAGAGGGCAAGACCTGACGGGAcgaggaaggagagagatgcgAGGGCCCGGAGCACCGGACAGAAGTCCCCCGGGTGGCTCCGGCGCCCCCGTGAAGCGACCACCCTCGAGATGCGATCCCCGGCCAGCACAGATGCCGGACGGGAGCCCGCGCGGATCCGGGTCGCGCACTCTCACCGACGGCCAGCGTGATGAAGGCCACCTGGATGAAGAGCGACAGCCAGCTCAGCACGTACATGAACCACATggcgcccccgccccacccgccCCCCGACAGCCAGGACGGGCCTGCGCGCTTCGGCTCCGGCGACACGGAGCCGCCGCCACCGTCGCCGCGTCCCCGCCCCGCGGACAGCGGGACGACCGTACGCCGCCGCCGAGAGAAGCCCGGTCGGGGCGTAGCCCCCTGCCGAATCCGGCCTAGTGCCGCCTGCCGGCGCGGAGGACCAACCGCCGCGGCCGCGTACAGTACAGCTCTCGGGAAGCTGCATCCCCGAGGTTGCACCGAGGGGACGGCCAGCAACGCACGGCCGGCGACGCAGCTCGCGGAGGCAGGACTGTCCCGGGGAGCGGGGAAGCGGCGCCTGCCGGAGGGACAGGCTTCGGTGTGCTCCCTGGGCTCTCCTGCTTCCAGCGTGGAGGGGTCCAGGGCGCGAGAGGGCCGCCTGACCGCTCCCCAAACAAGCACCGACCAGAAGCCTCTAGGCAGGTTTGCCTACAGCACTTTATCTCGCTACCGCAGGTAACCGGGACACAATTGTTGCATGCCTAAcgcgtgccaggcactgtgattaAAGGCTACGCTGCATTTTCGTAATGGAAGTTGATTGGATGACGTAGATCATTTTATGGATAGGGAAGCTGGGGCCAAGGAAGGTTACCTTGCCTCAGGTCATACATCTAGGAAGCGGCACAGGCAGAAGTTGGGGCACCTTTAAATCAGTCATCTTCAGGCGTAACTCTCCCTTCAGGCTGAGTTCCTTTAGGGTACTTTCTTCACCTTTGTATCGCCTGCACACCGCCAGTGGCTGGCACGCAAGGCGCCCAGTTGCAGCCGAATGCATTTACTATCTACCATGGAGTGAGTTACcgagggggaggaaggagcagggcagCCCTTGTTAAGAAGTTCTCCATCTAGTGGCCAAGACAGGCATGCAAACTAAAGTGTGAGGGATTCGGCCAGGCTACTCCTCTCAGAATAACCTTTACATGCATAAAcgtaaatacaaaattaaacattaatcaaaaattaaatatagaattactatatgatccatcaattacactcctgggtatataccccgAAATATTGAAAGCAATGACTCAAAAGAGTTATGTATACaccagtgttcacagcagcatttggTAGGCTCCTGGATAGGAtagggctggtcaccagaaagaccaagccatgattagaagcttggaacttttgGTCTCATCCCCCATCCTCCACAGAGGTGAGAGGGGCTAGAGATTGAGTTCATAATCAGTCATGCCTCTGTGATGAAGTCTCCCTAAAAATCCCAATACTGTGGGGTTCAGACGTTGGTGAACGCATCCCCGTGCTTGGAGGATGGCACACCCCAACTGCACAGAGACAGATGCTCCTGAGCTGGGGACCCTTCCAGACCTTGCCCTATGTGCTTCTTAACCTGGCTATTCATCTGTATCTTTataatatcctttgtaataaactggtaaatgtaagtaAATGTTTCGGAGTTTTGTCAGCCAATTACCTTTGAGTTGTCATTTCCAAGTTTTGTCTAGCAAATTACCCAACCTGAGGAAGGTGGTGTGGGAACCCCCTACTTTGTAGCCAAGTTGGACAGAAGCGTAGATCCCCTGGAGACCTGTGACTGTAACTGGCATCTGACttgagggcagtcttgtgggactgagcccttaaacTTGCAAAATCTCACTGAGCCCTTAAACTTGTAAAATCTCACACCAACTCCGTGTGGTTAGTATCAGAATTGAATAAAATTATAGGACACCGAGTCTGTGTACAGGTTGTTGGAAAATTGGTTGATGTGAGGGGAAAAGCCCACATGTTTGGTGTCATAAGGGTTGTGAGTAGAGAAACAGTTTTCCTTTATTACCACAATGACAAAGTATGAATGAGCGTAAATGATGTTTCAAAATACCTTCAATCATGTGAGAGAGGTATGGATATTACTAACAAGTACTATGAGTCTGTTGCCTTTATTCACCATGGAGGGAAATGTTTAGTTTCAGTTAGAGGTTATTAGTGCAAAtaagatggaattttttttccttccaattttccAGGGTTCTGGAGTTGATCTCCCTGAATTCTATGTCCACTGTTGACTTCTAAGGTGTCCCAAACCCCTGCTTAAGAATTCCTgagaaggggggcctgggtggttcagtcagttaagcgttcagctcaggtgatgatctcacggttcatgagttcaagccccacagttggactctctgctgacagctgggagcctggagcctgcttccaattctgtgtctccctctctctctgcccctcccctgctgtctctctctctctctctcaaagataaataaacatttttttttaatttaaaaaaaagaattactgagGAATATGTATAAGGGACAGTGGGAGCTTAAAGGGCTGTGTGCCTGTTTATAAGCCTCTTTGTTGCAGCGTGGGGAAACACTGACAACGAAAGTTTATTAATAGGAAATTGGATAAAGTACCTTTTGATACATCATAGAGtaaagccataaaaacaaatgaggatggaataagtcacggggatgaaaggtacagcagagggaatacagtcaatggtattataatagcgttgtacggtgacagatggtggctacacttatggtgagcagaGCATAGTGTATAGACTTGCTGAAATCAcgatgttgtatacctgaaaccgaTGGAACATTGAGTGTCAcccatactttaataaaaaagaaaagagtatggggcgcctgggtggcgcagtcggttaagcgtccgacttcagccaggtcacgatctcgcggtccgtgagttcgagccccgcatcaggctctgggctgatggctcagagcctggagcctgtttctgattctgtgtctccctctctctctgcccctcccctgttcatgctctgtctctctctgtcccaaaaataaatttaaaaaaaaaaaaaaaaagagtagaaacaaacaacaaaaatgaggATATTCTTTATGTACCCATGTAAGAGGATCCCCCTTTTGAATAAAGTAAAAGACTGGGGAAAAACAATCTAGGTATTCTTTATTTAGGTATTTCTTTACATTAAACATTTCTGAAAggatacattacaaaatgataacattaaaaaaaaatggtaacattatggggtgcctgggtggcttagtcggttaagtgtccgactgtggctcaggtcatgatcccgtggttcgtgagttcaagccccgcgtcgggctctgtgctgacggctcagagcctgaagcctgcttcggattctgtgtctccctctctctctgcccctcccccgctttctatctctctctctctctctccctctctctctctctctctctcaaaaatgaataaatattaaaaaaaattttttaatggtaacATTGCTTTCTTCCTAGGAAGAGAGGGTGGGGTTCAAGAGTAAGAGAGAGCCTTTCCACTGTATGtctttttgtcttcttaataCATGAAACTATGTAAGTATATGTAAACACATTACCTAGTCATAAATTacgtttaaaattaaaatgttcaggggcgcctgggtggcgcagtcggttaagcgtccgacttcagccaggtcacgatcttgcggtccgtgagttcgagccccgcgtcaggctctgggctgatggctcagagcctggagcctgcttccgattctgtgtctccctctctctctgcccctcccccgttcatgctctgtctctctctgtcccaaaaataaataaacgttgaaaaaaaaaattttttttaaaaaaataaaattaaaatgttcataggTTGCTGGATCTTCTGGGAGGGCTCAGATTTCCTGTTTTTACCCCATCCCTTTGTGAGAAAAGCCACCGTGTAGTGGCTTACAGGGAAGATGCCTAACCTTGGATCACGTGGCCTGGTCACCTGGGAGTCTGAATTTGAGACACAGATGCATCAGTGAGTAGAGGCACAATAAAATATCAATTGTTCTTATTTTCCCTAAATATTATCTTCCCTGGGAGGGAGAAGAATATAAAAGTATTCCCCCAGTCCTCCCAGAATTATACATCAGGGGAATTTGAGGGGCACAAAGTAAAGCGCGTTGTGGTGACTGATGCGTGGTTGTTGCTGCAGAGCTGGGTACCTTCACTTCCCCGCACTCTTAGGGCCCAATTGGCCCCAGGAACCAAGGCTTGAGCACTGGCATTTCCTCCCACAGCAGGAGAAGCCATAATTTCCTGAGAGCAATGAGAAGCAAGCCCAAGGAACTGGCTCCCGTCTGCCCCACCTGACCCAACAGGGCTGGACAGGGCTCAGGGAGGCTCTTCAGGAACGATGCTTAGTAGGCAGGAGGTCACAGGGGAGAGCAAACCCAGCCTCCCTTGAAGGAGggttgggaggaaggaggagggcttCCCACCTTCAGTTCAAGGGACTCAAGAGTGAAAGGGTCTGTAGATTCAGAAGTTGGTTGATTTACATATTGACAATAAGTATATACACTTATTCCAATGATACACACAATCCTTTAACTTTTACTAGTTCACACACTCATGTGTTACCATTTAATGCTGGCGTGTGTGGGGACCAATTTCCATACATGTCATGAGGATTTTCTAGGGGAAATTAGCTTTCAACATCATATGGATCTCTTCCTCAAAACACTTAACTGCTAGCATTTATAGTgttcttactctgtgccaggcactgttctaaatgatTTGTATGTATAAACCCATTTAATGTTCACATCTAGCACAAGAGATAGTGCTCCTATTATGTCCTTTCCACAGAGAAGAAACCTGAGTCATAGACACCTTGTctgtggtcacacagctagtactTAGGAGAGGTGGGGTTTGAATctgggcagtctggctccagagccactGTTTTTTCTGGTCTCTTAAAAGTCACTTGCTTTGTTGTGATAGTGATCCTGCCCGTCTTGTCACCATCTGCCATTTGGCTGGTGGGCTGGATCCTGCTTTATCTCCCTGCAGCCTGCTGGActtctgggtcttcctcttttccctctacCTTCATCCTTATGGGAGCTGATGAACACACCTCCAGGTTCTGGTCACTTCCCATCCCTTCCTGCATCTTCACTCTGACACTCTCACAGCCTTACAccttccctgagccccaggcCAGGGATGGGAACTTAGCTGGTTCTGTGGTCCCACTGGCCCACACAGCTGGGGCGGGCACATCCCCAGGGGCTGGGAAGAGCGGACGATTCGGAAGGAAAAGGCTGGGGAGGGCAGCAGTGTGCAGCTTCAGTTCTGCGTCTTGGCTGCTGCCCTCTAGTGGCATCCAGAGGAGCTGCAGAGGACCAAAGCCAGGGCTAGTTCAAAGCCTATTGAAGGAGTTTTGAGAGACCGTGGGAAGCCTTATCACCAGTGTTAAGTGTGGGCCAGGAGGGCACGCcaggagaacacacacacacacacacatacacacacacacacacacacacacacacacacacaacacacagatGGAGACAAAGTCCACATCGGCATCTGGGCCTCTGCTGCccctgcctggcctggcctggttGTGTGAGAGACACAGTGAAGTCAGAGACAGACGGTGGCAGGCCTGGAGACCCAAGCCCCTCTTCCTTTATGATCTTCTTCTCCCCCTGTGgagctccttcctgcccctttccctgtCAGCACCCCAGCCCCAAAGGAAGCACAGTTATGCCCCCCACTGTACCCTCACACATAGAATGTCACTGAATGATATCCCCTCTCCAAGATGCCCATGTCCTAGGGGAAATTTTTCCTAGGATGGTCTGTGTAATCAGCAGCTTTATTGTTTGACATCTCACCCCTCTGGTCTTTGTTTTGCTGCAGCTTAGCCAGAGCAAAATTTGGttaagaaacaaaccacaaacaatgaaaaacaatgacCCCTGCTATGTTCACATAATCTATACGTCCCAGGATTCTAGGCCTCCTGACCCtgtttctctgctctgcctcccccaccccaaacagcTGCCCTGGTGTTCCTGGCACCCCTGTCACATGCCTGGGGCCCCAACTCAAGTGGCTGAATTAAAGGGCCTTCTAATGACAAGTTCTCAAAGGGCTCTATTAATTGCCTTTCATTAAGCTACTAGGCCTGAGAGGACCACGTGGGAGGTGAGGGTGAGGGGGTGAGGCTGGGGAATAACAGGAAAGAataaggtgggggaagggaagcagtCTGGGACTTCGTACAGATCACATGAGACCCTTGCtgacctctctttctctctctcttatctctccctggctctgtctgtctgtctctgtgtgtgtgtctctctctctctctctctctctctctctctctctcacacacacacacacacacacacacacacacacacagcagagccCCTGAGCAGGGTTGTGGGGAAGCAGCCAGCTAACAGAAGCCCAACCAGGGCTGGG
This genomic interval carries:
- the TEX261 gene encoding protein TEX261 isoform X2 yields the protein MYDLRQAAGLYYLAELIEEYTVATSRIIKYMIWFSTAVLIGLYVFERFPTFMIGVGLFTNLVYFGLLQTFPFIMLTSPNFILSCGLVVVNHYLAFQFFAEEYYPFSEVLAYFTFCLWIIPFAFFVSLSAGENILPSTMQPGDDVVSNYFTKGKRGKRLGILVVFSFIKEAILPSRQKIY
- the TEX261 gene encoding protein TEX261 isoform X1, whose protein sequence is MWFMYVLSWLSLFIQVAFITLAVAAGLYYLAELIEEYTVATSRIIKYMIWFSTAVLIGLYVFERFPTFMIGVGLFTNLVYFGLLQTFPFIMLTSPNFILSCGLVVVNHYLAFQFFAEEYYPFSEVLAYFTFCLWIIPFAFFVSLSAGENILPSTMQPGDDVVSNYFTKGKRGKRLGILVVFSFIKEAILPSRQKIY
- the TEX261 gene encoding protein TEX261 isoform X3; its protein translation is MWFMYVLSWLSLFIQVAFITLAVAAGLYYLAELIEEYTVATSRIIKYMIWFSTAVLIGLYVFERFPTFMIGVGLFTNLVYFGLLQTFPFIMLTSPNFILSCGLVVVNHYLAFQFFAEEYYPFSEPGDDVVSNYFTKGKRGKRLGILVVFSFIKEAILPSRQKIY